The genomic region TGGCGGGGACTTCGGCGGCAGCGACTGGTGACACCCGAGCGGGTTTGAGAACAGAACCCGCTATGGCAGTGTTGGCATCGTGACCGCCAACACTGCCAGCTCCGGTTCCGCCGCCGGCCGGCCCGGCCCGCCGCCCGGCCGGCCGTGCTCGATCGCCGCCGCACTGCAGATCCTCGGTGAGAAGTGGGCGCTGCTCGCGGTCCGCGAGATCTTCTACGGCAACCGCCGCTTCGACCGGATCGTCCGCAACACCGGCGCCCCGCGCGACCGCCTGACCGCCCGGCTGCGCGCCCTGGAGGAGGCCGGCGTGCTGGAGCGGCGGCGCTACCAGGAGCGGCCGGCCCGCTACGAGTACCACCTCACCCAGGCCGGCCGAGAACTGGCGCCGGTCACCCAGGCGCTGCTGGTCTGGGGCGACCGCTGGGCGGTGGACGAGCCCCCGGTCACCCTGTGCCACCACGACCACGCGCTGGACGCCGCCTGGGTCTGCCGCGACTGCGGCGAGGAGGTCCGCCAGGGCGAGATCGGCCTGGAGATCCACTCGCCCGGCTGGCAGCGCGAGGGCCCGGTGGGCTGAGCGATATCGTCAAGGGATGTACGAAGACGTCCGAGTCACCGCCTGGGTGCGCGGCAAGGTCCAGCAGGTGGGGTTCCGCTGGTGGACCAGGGCCCGCGCGTTGGAGATCGGCCTGACCGGTTATGCCAGCAACCTCGACGACGGACGGGTCCAGGTGGTGGCCGAAGGCAGCCACGCCGACTGCGAGCGCCTGCTCGCGCTGCTCCGCGGTCCGGACACTCCGGGCCGGGTGAGCGGGGTGACCGAGATCTGGAGCGCCACCGGTGACGGCTACGACTCCTTCGCGATCCGCTGACCCGAGGCCGATGTCCAACGTTCGGCGTTCAGGGGTTGCCTTTGTCGCGTTCTCGTGGTTGACTCCGCATCGAGCAGTGATCCACCACACGGGGTGAGGTTTCACCGCTGCCTCTGGCGTGACTCGACCGCCATGCAGGTGACAGAGCACTTGTAGCTCGCGGTGATCGTGTTGACCCGTACGGTCTTTGGT from Kitasatospora azatica KCTC 9699 harbors:
- a CDS encoding acylphosphatase — encoded protein: MYEDVRVTAWVRGKVQQVGFRWWTRARALEIGLTGYASNLDDGRVQVVAEGSHADCERLLALLRGPDTPGRVSGVTEIWSATGDGYDSFAIR
- a CDS encoding winged helix-turn-helix transcriptional regulator, with the protein product MTANTASSGSAAGRPGPPPGRPCSIAAALQILGEKWALLAVREIFYGNRRFDRIVRNTGAPRDRLTARLRALEEAGVLERRRYQERPARYEYHLTQAGRELAPVTQALLVWGDRWAVDEPPVTLCHHDHALDAAWVCRDCGEEVRQGEIGLEIHSPGWQREGPVG